Within the Nitrospirota bacterium genome, the region ATCCCCTCGCAGGGGAGGTATTTCTAATGTCTTACTTCTTATTATCTTGCTTCTGACTTCTTGCCTCTTGCTTCTAACTTCTATCTATCGTTTAACTCTTCTTCGCTTTCCTCATGTCTGCCTTTATATATCTTATCTGATGAACGATTGGTCTTCGGGACGGACAGACATAGGTACAGCACCCACATTCAATGCAATCAAGGATATAATATTTTTCAGCCTCTTTCGGTTGTCCGACCTCTGCAAGTACGCTGTACATATTAGGCAGCAGCCTTATAGGGCAGGCCTGTACACACCTGCCGCATCTAATACATGCACGGAAGTTTTCAAGCCGGATTTCATCCTTTGTCATCACAAGAATACCTGAAGTCCCCTTAACTACAGGGACATTGAGTGAATACTGTGCCAGCCCCATCATCGGGCCGCCGAACAGTATCTTCCCTGTCTCTCCAACAAATCCTCCGCACTCTGTAATAACATGCTCAAGCATTGTCCCTACACGTATCTTAAAATTGCCCGGCCTGCTGATACCTTTACCTGCAACAGTAACAACACGTTCAACCAGCGGGATACCGAAACAGACTGCATTATACACCGCCGCCGCAGTACCCACATTCTGCACCACAACCCCAATATCCATAGGCAGGCCGCCGGAAGGCACCTCTTTTCCAATAACACTCTTGATAAGCGTCTTCTCTGCACCCTGCGGATACTTCTTTTTCAGTTTTGATACCCTGATTCCTGTCCCTGATACTGCCTTATTCATCGCATCAATGGCCGCGGGCTTGTCATCTTCAATACCTATATACCCGTCTTTCACACCCATTATATGCATCAGTATCTTCATCCCCTCAACCGTTTCTTTGGACATCTCTACCATAGTCCTGTCATCAGCACTCAGATTC harbors:
- the rsxC gene encoding electron transport complex subunit RsxC, with product MHTIAGEGIHPRDEKSKTTSISIAVMRPPDKVVIPLSQHIGAPCEPLVKIGESVKKYQKIGEAKGLVSSPVHSSISGKVIAVGRFPHPSGNQSNSIVIESDGKDEPIEGLKGFSDYLKADPKELRDAILSAGIVGMGGATFPTHVKLNPPKEKRITTIILNGAECEPNLSADDRTMVEMSKETVEGMKILMHIMGVKDGYIGIEDDKPAAIDAMNKAVSGTGIRVSKLKKKYPQGAEKTLIKSVIGKEVPSGGLPMDIGVVVQNVGTAAAVYNAVCFGIPLVERVVTVAGKGISRPGNFKIRVGTMLEHVITECGGFVGETGKILFGGPMMGLAQYSLNVPVVKGTSGILVMTKDEIRLENFRACIRCGRCVQACPIRLLPNMYSVLAEVGQPKEAEKYYILDCIECGCCTYVCPSRRPIVHQIRYIKADMRKAKKS